One genomic window of Erinaceus europaeus chromosome 7, mEriEur2.1, whole genome shotgun sequence includes the following:
- the MGAT4C gene encoding alpha-1,3-mannosyl-glycoprotein 4-beta-N-acetylglucosaminyltransferase C isoform X2 — MFKFYQVKHLFEILDKMRCLRKRSAVSFLGVLVIFLLFMNLYIEDSYVLEGDKQFIRETSTHQLNSERYVHTFKDLSNFSGAINVTYRYLAATPLQRKRFLTVGLSSVKRKKGSYLLETIKSIFEQSSYEELKEILVVVHLADFNSSWRDVMVQDITQKFAHHIIAGRLMVIHAPEEYYPILDGLKRNYNDPEDRVRFRSKQNVDYAFLLNFCANTSDYYVMLEDDVRCSKNFLTAIKKVITSLEGTYWVTLEFSKLGYIGKLYHSHDLPRLAHFLLMFYQEMPCDWLLTHFRGLLAQKNVIRFKPSLFQHMGYYSSYKGNENKLKDDDFEDESFDIPDNPPASLYTNINVFENYEASKAYSSVDEYFWGKPPLTGDVFVIMFENPIIIKKIKVSTGTEDRQNDILHNGALDVGEHVIPFKQSRQCVTYLRLGDFKNGNFEMSDVNQKVPFDIHCIRIYVTKTQKEWLIIRSISIWTS, encoded by the exons ATGTTTAAATTTTACCAAGTGAAACATCTATTTGAAATACTGGATAAAATGAGATGCCTGCGAAAACGCTCTGCAGTATCATTTTTGGGAGTTCTTGTCATTTTCCTTCTATTTATGAACTTGTACATTGAAGATAGCTATGTTCTG GAAGGAGACAAACAATTTATAAGGGAAACATCAACCCATCAACTGAATTCAGAACGCTATGTGcatacttttaaagatttatctaatTTCTCAGGAGCCATAAATGTCACCTATCGATACCTAGCTGCCACGCCTTTGCAAAGAAAGA GGTTTCTTACAGTTGGACTTTCATCAGTGAAACGGAAAAAAGGAAGCTACTTACTTGAGACAATCAAGTCAATTTTTGAGCAATCCAGCTACGAAGAGCTGAAGGAGATCTTAGTGGTAGTCCACCTAGCAGACTTTAATTCATCTTGGCGTGATGTCATGGTTCAGGATATTACCCAAAAATTTGCTCACCATATTATTGCTGGAAGATTAATGGTTATACATGCCCCAGAGGAGTATTACCCAATTCTGGATGGCCTTAAACGAAATTACAATGATCCAGAAGACAGAGTCAGATTTCGTTCCAAGCAAAATGTAGATTATGCTTTTTTACTCAATTTCTGTGCCAATACTTCTGACTATTATGTAATGCTCGAAGATGACGTTCGGTGTTCAAAAAATTTCTTAACTGCCATCAAGAAAGTCATTACTTCCTTGGAAGGAACCTACTGGGTAACTCTTGAGTTCTCTAAGCTTGGCTACATTGGGAAACTGTATCATTCTCATGACCTCCCACGTTTGGCACACTTTTTGCTAATGTTTTATCAAGAAATGCCTTGTGATTGGTTATTGACTCATTTCCGGGGTCTGTTGGCTCAGAAAAATGTGATCCGATTTAAACCATCTCTATTTCAACACATGGGCTATTATTCTTCATATAAAGGGAATGAGAATAAACTGAAAGATGACGATTTTGAGGATGAGTCCTTTGACATCCCTGATAACCCTCCTGCAAGCCTATATACCAACATCAACGTTTTTGAGAATTATGAAGCAAGCAAGGCTTATAGTAGTGTCGATGAATACTTTTGGGGAAAACCACCTTTAACAGGGGATGTCTTTGTGATCATGTTCGAAAAtccaattattattaaaaaaattaaagtgagcACTGGAACGGAAGATCGACAAAATGACATTTTGCATAATGGGGCCTTAGATGTTGGGGAGCATGTGATCCCTTTCAAGCAAAGTAGACAGTGTGTTACTTATTTAAGACTAGGAGACTTCAAAAACGGAAACTTTGAAATGTCAGATGTGAATCAAAAAGTTCCATTTGATATACATTGTATTCGGATATACGTGACCAAAACCCAAAAAGAATGGCTGATAATTAGGAGTATTAGCATCTGGACTTCTTAG
- the MGAT4C gene encoding alpha-1,3-mannosyl-glycoprotein 4-beta-N-acetylglucosaminyltransferase C isoform X3, which translates to MELPPSVQGQKLQKKIIDSKQEGDKQFIRETSTHQLNSERYVHTFKDLSNFSGAINVTYRYLAATPLQRKRFLTVGLSSVKRKKGSYLLETIKSIFEQSSYEELKEILVVVHLADFNSSWRDVMVQDITQKFAHHIIAGRLMVIHAPEEYYPILDGLKRNYNDPEDRVRFRSKQNVDYAFLLNFCANTSDYYVMLEDDVRCSKNFLTAIKKVITSLEGTYWVTLEFSKLGYIGKLYHSHDLPRLAHFLLMFYQEMPCDWLLTHFRGLLAQKNVIRFKPSLFQHMGYYSSYKGNENKLKDDDFEDESFDIPDNPPASLYTNINVFENYEASKAYSSVDEYFWGKPPLTGDVFVIMFENPIIIKKIKVSTGTEDRQNDILHNGALDVGEHVIPFKQSRQCVTYLRLGDFKNGNFEMSDVNQKVPFDIHCIRIYVTKTQKEWLIIRSISIWTS; encoded by the exons ATGGAACTCCCACCATCAGTTCAAGGCCAGAAACTTCAGAAGAAAATCATAGACAGCAAGCAG GAAGGAGACAAACAATTTATAAGGGAAACATCAACCCATCAACTGAATTCAGAACGCTATGTGcatacttttaaagatttatctaatTTCTCAGGAGCCATAAATGTCACCTATCGATACCTAGCTGCCACGCCTTTGCAAAGAAAGA GGTTTCTTACAGTTGGACTTTCATCAGTGAAACGGAAAAAAGGAAGCTACTTACTTGAGACAATCAAGTCAATTTTTGAGCAATCCAGCTACGAAGAGCTGAAGGAGATCTTAGTGGTAGTCCACCTAGCAGACTTTAATTCATCTTGGCGTGATGTCATGGTTCAGGATATTACCCAAAAATTTGCTCACCATATTATTGCTGGAAGATTAATGGTTATACATGCCCCAGAGGAGTATTACCCAATTCTGGATGGCCTTAAACGAAATTACAATGATCCAGAAGACAGAGTCAGATTTCGTTCCAAGCAAAATGTAGATTATGCTTTTTTACTCAATTTCTGTGCCAATACTTCTGACTATTATGTAATGCTCGAAGATGACGTTCGGTGTTCAAAAAATTTCTTAACTGCCATCAAGAAAGTCATTACTTCCTTGGAAGGAACCTACTGGGTAACTCTTGAGTTCTCTAAGCTTGGCTACATTGGGAAACTGTATCATTCTCATGACCTCCCACGTTTGGCACACTTTTTGCTAATGTTTTATCAAGAAATGCCTTGTGATTGGTTATTGACTCATTTCCGGGGTCTGTTGGCTCAGAAAAATGTGATCCGATTTAAACCATCTCTATTTCAACACATGGGCTATTATTCTTCATATAAAGGGAATGAGAATAAACTGAAAGATGACGATTTTGAGGATGAGTCCTTTGACATCCCTGATAACCCTCCTGCAAGCCTATATACCAACATCAACGTTTTTGAGAATTATGAAGCAAGCAAGGCTTATAGTAGTGTCGATGAATACTTTTGGGGAAAACCACCTTTAACAGGGGATGTCTTTGTGATCATGTTCGAAAAtccaattattattaaaaaaattaaagtgagcACTGGAACGGAAGATCGACAAAATGACATTTTGCATAATGGGGCCTTAGATGTTGGGGAGCATGTGATCCCTTTCAAGCAAAGTAGACAGTGTGTTACTTATTTAAGACTAGGAGACTTCAAAAACGGAAACTTTGAAATGTCAGATGTGAATCAAAAAGTTCCATTTGATATACATTGTATTCGGATATACGTGACCAAAACCCAAAAAGAATGGCTGATAATTAGGAGTATTAGCATCTGGACTTCTTAG
- the MGAT4C gene encoding alpha-1,3-mannosyl-glycoprotein 4-beta-N-acetylglucosaminyltransferase C isoform X1, whose product MELPPSVQGQKLQKKIIDSKQERMFKFYQVKHLFEILDKMRCLRKRSAVSFLGVLVIFLLFMNLYIEDSYVLEGDKQFIRETSTHQLNSERYVHTFKDLSNFSGAINVTYRYLAATPLQRKRFLTVGLSSVKRKKGSYLLETIKSIFEQSSYEELKEILVVVHLADFNSSWRDVMVQDITQKFAHHIIAGRLMVIHAPEEYYPILDGLKRNYNDPEDRVRFRSKQNVDYAFLLNFCANTSDYYVMLEDDVRCSKNFLTAIKKVITSLEGTYWVTLEFSKLGYIGKLYHSHDLPRLAHFLLMFYQEMPCDWLLTHFRGLLAQKNVIRFKPSLFQHMGYYSSYKGNENKLKDDDFEDESFDIPDNPPASLYTNINVFENYEASKAYSSVDEYFWGKPPLTGDVFVIMFENPIIIKKIKVSTGTEDRQNDILHNGALDVGEHVIPFKQSRQCVTYLRLGDFKNGNFEMSDVNQKVPFDIHCIRIYVTKTQKEWLIIRSISIWTS is encoded by the exons ATGGAACTCCCACCATCAGTTCAAGGCCAGAAACTTCAGAAGAAAATCATAGACAGCAAGCAG GAGAGAATGTTTAAATTTTACCAAGTGAAACATCTATTTGAAATACTGGATAAAATGAGATGCCTGCGAAAACGCTCTGCAGTATCATTTTTGGGAGTTCTTGTCATTTTCCTTCTATTTATGAACTTGTACATTGAAGATAGCTATGTTCTG GAAGGAGACAAACAATTTATAAGGGAAACATCAACCCATCAACTGAATTCAGAACGCTATGTGcatacttttaaagatttatctaatTTCTCAGGAGCCATAAATGTCACCTATCGATACCTAGCTGCCACGCCTTTGCAAAGAAAGA GGTTTCTTACAGTTGGACTTTCATCAGTGAAACGGAAAAAAGGAAGCTACTTACTTGAGACAATCAAGTCAATTTTTGAGCAATCCAGCTACGAAGAGCTGAAGGAGATCTTAGTGGTAGTCCACCTAGCAGACTTTAATTCATCTTGGCGTGATGTCATGGTTCAGGATATTACCCAAAAATTTGCTCACCATATTATTGCTGGAAGATTAATGGTTATACATGCCCCAGAGGAGTATTACCCAATTCTGGATGGCCTTAAACGAAATTACAATGATCCAGAAGACAGAGTCAGATTTCGTTCCAAGCAAAATGTAGATTATGCTTTTTTACTCAATTTCTGTGCCAATACTTCTGACTATTATGTAATGCTCGAAGATGACGTTCGGTGTTCAAAAAATTTCTTAACTGCCATCAAGAAAGTCATTACTTCCTTGGAAGGAACCTACTGGGTAACTCTTGAGTTCTCTAAGCTTGGCTACATTGGGAAACTGTATCATTCTCATGACCTCCCACGTTTGGCACACTTTTTGCTAATGTTTTATCAAGAAATGCCTTGTGATTGGTTATTGACTCATTTCCGGGGTCTGTTGGCTCAGAAAAATGTGATCCGATTTAAACCATCTCTATTTCAACACATGGGCTATTATTCTTCATATAAAGGGAATGAGAATAAACTGAAAGATGACGATTTTGAGGATGAGTCCTTTGACATCCCTGATAACCCTCCTGCAAGCCTATATACCAACATCAACGTTTTTGAGAATTATGAAGCAAGCAAGGCTTATAGTAGTGTCGATGAATACTTTTGGGGAAAACCACCTTTAACAGGGGATGTCTTTGTGATCATGTTCGAAAAtccaattattattaaaaaaattaaagtgagcACTGGAACGGAAGATCGACAAAATGACATTTTGCATAATGGGGCCTTAGATGTTGGGGAGCATGTGATCCCTTTCAAGCAAAGTAGACAGTGTGTTACTTATTTAAGACTAGGAGACTTCAAAAACGGAAACTTTGAAATGTCAGATGTGAATCAAAAAGTTCCATTTGATATACATTGTATTCGGATATACGTGACCAAAACCCAAAAAGAATGGCTGATAATTAGGAGTATTAGCATCTGGACTTCTTAG